In a single window of the Anguilla rostrata isolate EN2019 chromosome 4, ASM1855537v3, whole genome shotgun sequence genome:
- the LOC135252229 gene encoding gastrula zinc finger protein XlCGF57.1-like: MMQAGVCLRRDTEATLPELTEQHRIRQKEEELSGLEPVHMAESETECAAPGLNTLEPECVTGHSGVSDVHHADAPLIKTETDLGPTYAGDLMTESPDFANLGCVTHQNPDRIKTETDDGGHVKSEHTGLVHGFESEKLKREPREVLVSDLMSAVRNGAGVDHEGPAEPRRCAGAPSPNVKNLGSERYRSTLRLRRLEPSKPVQDVGIRTGESPYTRARRGNRFLQKTYLKEHQETRAGEEPFECDQCEKRFLQKSRLRAHLRMHAGIKPHACTQCEKCFVRKYDLDAHQRIHTGEKPYTCTQCGKRFIRQSVLWYHQKIHTGEKPYACTQCGKCFIKRAQLRSHQSIHTGEKPFPCSQCGKSFLMKYQLSAHQKIHTGEKPYACTQCGKRFIRKTDLNTHLRIHTGETPYTCTQCGKGFIRKCQLSTHQRTHTGEKPYTCTRCGKGFHRKSHLSYHLIINTGEEPFQCSQCGERFASECPFLIHLRGHTAEKPYACTQCGKHFIRKCTFNRHRNIHLKKCS; encoded by the coding sequence ATGATGCaggcaggagtctgtctgagacGGGACACTGAGGCAACactaccagagctcactgagcagcacaggatcagacagaaagaagaggaactcagtggactggagcctgtccacatggcagagtcagagacagagtgtgctgcaccaggactcaacacactggagccGGAGTGTGTTACAGGGCACAGcggggtcagtgatgtacacCACGCAGACGCACCattgataaaaacagaaactgatctgggcCCCACCTACGCTGGGGACCTTATGACAGAGAGCCCGGACTTTGCAAATCTGGGATGTGTAACCCATCAGAATCCTGATCGAATCAAAACGGAGACCGATGATGGAGGCCACGTTAAGTCTGAACACACGGGTCTCGTCCACGGCTTTGAGTCTGAAAAATTGAAGCGTGAACCCAGGGAAGTTTTAGTGAGCGATCTCATGAGTGCTGTGCGTAACGGAGCCGGCGTCGATCACGAAGGCCCAGCAGAACCACGGCGGTGCGCGGGAGCGCCGAGTCCAAACGTTAAAAATCTCGGGAGCGAACGGTACCGTTCCACCCTGCGTTTGAGACGCCTCGAGCCTTCAAAACCAGTCCAGGATGTGGGGATCCGTACGGGTGAAAGCCCCTACACCCGCGCTCGGCGTGGGAACCGCTTCCTTCAGAAAACCTATTTAAAAGAGCATCAGGAAACGCGTGCGGGCGAAGAGCCCTTCGAGTGTGATCAGTGCGAGAAGCGTTTTCTTCAGAAGTCTCGTTTGCGTGCTCACCTGCGAATGCATGCTGGCATAAAGCCCCACGCGTGTACTCAGTGTGAAAAGTGCTTTGTAAGGAAATATGATTTAGACGCCCATCAGAGAATTCATACCGGAGAAAAGCCCTACACGtgtactcagtgtgggaagCGTTTCATTCGTCAATCCGTTTTATGGTACCACCAGAAAATTCACACTGGCGAAAAGCCCTATGCAtgtactcagtgtgggaagtgtttcaTTAAGAGAGCTCAGCTGCGTTCCCACCAGAGTAtccatacaggtgaaaagcccttcCCGTGCTCTCAGTGTGGAAAGTCTTTCCTTATGAAATATCAATTAAGCGCCCACCAGAAGATTCATACAGGGGAAAAGCCCTACGCATGCACTCAGTGTGGGAAGCGTTTCATAAGGAAAACTGATTTAAACACCCATCTCAGAATTCATACAGGAGAAACGCCCTACACAtgtactcagtgtgggaagGGATTCATTCGTAAGTGTCAATTAAGCACCCACCAGAGAACCcacacaggtgaaaagccctacacgTGTACTCGGTGTGGGAAGGGATTTCATCGTAAAAGCCATTTAAGTTACCACCTGATAATTAATACAGGAGAAGAGCCCTTCCAATGCTCACAGTGTGGGGAACGTTTCGCTTCAGAATGTCCTTTCCTGATACACCTGAGAGGTCATACAGCTGAAAAGCCATACGCTTGTACTCAGTGCGGAAAGCATTTTATTCGGAAATGTACTTTTAATAGGCATCGGAATATTCATCTGAAAAAATGTAGCTAA